The nucleotide window TTGTACATGTGTTAGAGAGAGAAGGTAACAGTAGGTCTGGACTGACTTGACTAATcaccctgttttctcttttaattatttattcTACTTCggtaaaattttcattatttctgtGCTTGAGATGTGAGACAAGAGAATGTTCTCTCCCTGACTACGATTTTATACCGATATGTTAAGGGCCATTTTTCCAGTGATGTAGCAGTGTTGACCCTGAAGTCTTAAGCTGTTTACCAAGACTTCTACAAATGTCAAAGTCACAGTTCAGGACTACTGCTTGTATCCTAGCAACAGTAAGTAATGTAAGAAACAAACTTTGTGTATTTCATGGTAATTTTTTTAACCTATAATATTTGAAATGTCTTTGTAAATACTGTACTTGAATAATGTTCTGTTGAAATGAAACACAGTTACTCTGCTAGTCTTAGTGTACAGTACTAATATTACTTCTTTGTGGTGAAATTAGATATGGAATTCCctcatgtttttttgttgtttggtaACCTTGTGTACCCTTGATGTAAAGTCCAACAGTATGTCTCAAGCACTGGGAGTGTAGTCATACTTGAACCCTTGCTCTCATGGCTCCTTCAGATGTGGGTGAAATTCTAGACAAAAGTTTATTTTTAGGGATACCAGATTAGAATTAGTCCACTCTGTCTGTGGTTATGCATAAGTATTAGTAAAGGTTAGTGCTCTGTATCGTCTTTGCCAGTTCTtatccccctcccagatgctatccatatacaggggccttgtctaccctcgtatggagtatgcatctcgtgtgggggggctcaacacacacagctctctcaGACAGAgtagaatctaaggctcttcatctcatcaactcctcttcttttactaagagtcttctacctcttaaattctgccaccatgttgcctctctttctatcttctattgatattttcatgctgactgctcttctgaacctgctaactggatgcctcctctcctcccgggGCCCTGATGCACTTGActctctactctagctcatccctatactgtccaaatcacgtatgcaagagttaaccagcatcttcgttctttcatcccttacactggtaaactctcttccttcatctgtatatcctcctgcctacgacttgaactctttcaagaggagagtatcgagacacctctcctcctgaaattgacctctgttggccactcttctaaacccTTTTTCATAGCGTCAGTGATTAGTGggcgttttcctcttttttttttttccgttgagctactttctttactgtaaaaaaaaaggcagtGATTAATTTAAGTTGGTGCATTTACATAAAAGTACAGGATCTTGCCTAATTCCATACATTTTTTTGAGAGAATGGTTACAGAACTATATAGTGTCAACGAGTAGGGAAAGTTTGCATAAAGTGCATCTGCAGGGCTAATAAGGCGAGCTCTCCTACTCGTCGTGTTGGCTTTAATGTGAATATAGAAGAGGTTTGCCATCTAGCTACCTTTAAGAGCCTTCCTCAGACAATCTGTGTAGGGGAGATGCAGGACCAGTTATATGAAGGTGCAGTATAGTAGAATCAGTAATGAAGATTGTAAAGGTTTGTTGCAGAACTACTTGCAATACTTTTTATTACCCTCAAACAGCTCAACATTCATGAAAAAACTTCTTGTCTGCCTTGATAAATGAAACTGCATGGAATGGTATTAGCCTATGGTAGGTGATTTGACTGTTCTTACAGATTTAAAGAATACATCTTACTTTTGATAAGATACCGAGTCTGACAAAGAAGTTGAAGTGGACCAAAGAGGACATTTAGGATTTCAGACCTCTCACACATGCCACTGCAAAGTAcgtaatgaatgaaaagaaaatggtagGGACGAGGAATATGAAGATGGTATTGAGTCTATTGGCTTTGTTGATGGGAGAGGAATCAGGAAAGCTGTGACGCATCTTCAGGGAGTCTACAGGAGTCACATGCACAGTCTTGATGCCGTCTGGGGTCCTCAGTCCTCGCTGGCGGAGAACTTCAACAAGGACGAGGGAGACGATGACGACAAACACCTGCGAGATGAGGGACACGTACCACACGTCGATGAGCTTGAGGTACGAGGTCTTGGGGATGGTGAGGCTGCCCTGGCTGAAGAAGGAAGCCAACACCAGCTGGGAGGTCAGGGAAACCATGATCCTGTTCTGCAGAGAAAGTTTGCTAGTCAGGTCATGGGGATTGCTATGTTTTAGGGTGGTGAGGCCAGCACACTCTGTATGGTCAGTGGTTGGTTGTGTTTGGTAACCTATCAGCTTTCCGTGATGAGAGTGGTTCACGGCATTTGCCTACCTCAAGCTCTCACTTTTATATTTGTTATTACACACAAACCAACGGCGGCTTCCtgtcttttccactttttttttcatggcCTATTTGAGCTATAGCCTACTTCTGTTTAAGAGGAAATTGTAGCCCGTAAAAGCGAGTCACATGCAGTAGTGGACAGGGTGAGGGGAGCTGACGTTAACGATTCAGCGCATCAGATTAGATAAAAAAATATTGGTATCCTCTTGAACTACCTATATGTTGCAGATAAACCGTAGTGATCCCCCAAGATACGCTGTCACGGGTTTCAGATGGTGCTTCACGCGGGTCAGTCAGCTGTTTCTGTGGGCCAGCGGAACACGTGTGAGCAGGCGTGTCTGATGAGTTACCTAGTTGATTTCTGACTATCCGGTGTCACTTACCACTATACGTGTTCTTCAGATGTGACTGTCATTCTTTCCGTGCATAGTGCTGGGATAACACCCTGTGAGTCGGTATGCTAGACGCTTCcatctcccacatcaactattttcaaaggtcaaaaaggaaattaatcgggttttcatgcgtGTTTTTTCACAATCAGAGCatataagggtcaaactaccactagggccgttaaactacccctgaaaatgccgtaaactcctacgaaaaccgtgtcaaatctgtgtgctggggcgccgcaAGGTTTGAGAACAAGGGCCTGGAAACACGCCGTGGCTGCCCATACAGTGCAGGCAActcctatagtctgttcacttaattctgacccaagctgacaacataaacctaagcggtCATACAGTGCATAGATGCAAAAGTGAAGTGCTGCGtgacaaaaacacaaacacaagaaaaaaaaaaaaaagccacagcagcagccagtcaacactcagcttgcaaacacacttaggtttatgttgtcagcttgggtctgaCTTAAGAGAACAGACTTTAGCATGGTGGAGTAGTGACTTAGTGGATGGGCCACTGTCGTCGCCTTTCACACACCGCAGCGGGGCCGAGCAGGTGAGTAGAAGTTGGATTCTGTGTTGTTTTGTCATGGAGGAAGGATACTGTAGCCTATTATTCCTTCAAGTTTTGTGTGATATATTTTGGCCTTAAGTTTGACTCTTACGGACGCACTATAGTAGCCTAGTTTTTCATTCTTACATTTATGTTTCTTATGCTATTGAGGTGACTTGGCTGCATGGCCCGATTAGTTGtgtagtggagggaaggggagatgatgaAGTAGTGGTGAGTGAGTATAGGTGGTGCTGAGCGGATGTGTGTTGCGTTTAGCTCCACACAGAAACAGTCGACATGGCTGTCAGGGCCAAGGGACTGGGGGATCGATCTGTGCTATATGTTTGTGCGGATTTCTCAGGCGAGGAGTgaattggatgctgtttgtgtcctaggtggtgtcatgtgaagtgtggtAATTTGACTGGgatcaagcaggataatatacccaaaataaattggatatgcaccccatgcctccataaagcgtctctggctaccagcattgtggaaaattggatgaattcaagcaaaaaTTATCTTAaaaaatatctgtggttaaggatgatcgaggttgaatcaagggctgaaaaagtgcaggaagagctgggatcagttgttgacacgctTAAACGTGCTGAACATGCTGAATCTAGCTGGGCTGAGTGgcaaagagaggcaggaaagtgaagaagaatctcTTAGTTGTTAAAGCTTcaacccaggaaaagaaggcaacagatatgaaggatgaagtctcccaggcattgaatggtattcaaataactgattcaagattaaaaaatggaggtaatattgtcatgaactttgataatgagaacacaagggatgaggctgctcaaaaactggagtctgttgaccaaattagtaccaagagtgttggaaaaattaagatgaaaccaaagatcatgatatgcaatgtgcataaagaggagaccaaggaaagaataaaggaggccatcttagaccgcaatgagttcttacacacaattgagggtgctgagaataagattgagctgatttttagtaagcctggaGCTGGCGGtacaatgcactacattttgaggtgtgaaccaactgtgagagagctgattcacaaaaatcacgacaagttaaaattagaatggggaatatacacagtgagagacagataccatgcaattatatgctatcattgtcagagatatggccatcttgagggcAACTGTATTGTCAAGagcaatggagaagccccaaaatgtttcaaatgcgctggcgatcataaatcgaaggattgctccatggctgagaagaaatgcataaattgtgtgaggtacaagaagcctgaaatcaaccactcagcgaatgaccagtgttgtgtagttgaaatcgagagaattcgtaacataaccgatcatggctatcaatagtgtttgtactcaaaggtAAATTGCgtgtgataaatgttcagtgagttggaaataatcgttggataaTTAATTGTGATAAAacgaaaatatcagacatgaaaactgaaccaatggatatttgtgatattatTTGTGAAAGCAATTAGGAcattcactcactacgatgttttgagaataagtgcatcgaggattattattgaggctaacattgtaattgttgacgacactcgtagagcgctgcaccagcagtggagcagggcctgaaacctcatcaacggtgaacggtaaacggtaatagtggtgctggtgatggcgcGAATGGCAGGACGGGATTAGGGACTTGCTGGTGGTCTGTTCCTTGTGTTGGCTCACCTCAAAGTCGTCCAGGTGAAAGAAGAGCGTGGAGTAGGAGATGACGACCATCATTAGGCTGGGCAGGAAGGCGTTCATGGCGTAATACTTGTACAGGTTGATGAACTTGAGGCTCAGCTGAGGGGCGGACAGAGACGAAGGGGCCATGGAAGATCAGAGCGAGAATTTATGCATGATTCATCGTTAGTACATGGTTATTCACGTATatttgtgacacacacacacacacacacacacacacacacacacagagagagagagagagagagagagagagagagagagagagagagagagagagagagagagaggcctgctCATACCTTCATGGAGGTGACCTGGCTCTCGGTCACCTCCACAAGGGTCTCGTTCACCAGGTTGTACTCGAGCAGCTGCCGCGTCCCCGAAAACTCGAGGCCTGGTCCATcctgaggggggaaggagggaccaAAGTGATAGGGATGTTAATaatgaattatttttttctactactactattactactactactactactactactactactactgttgtggGTGTGTTAGAAAAAGAGTAATCTGAGAAAGAGCAAACACTACGGGGGCATTAGTTTCAGCTGGAGGGAGGGATGCGTGTTAATCAAAGGGGAGGTGAGGCTATACAAGAATTTTGGAGCGCTGGGGTGCCGCAAGGAGGCTGTATAGGGTAAAGAAATACTGGAGAGTTTTTGTGCCCTTGGGATACTTGTGGCCACGGGAAGTAGCAGATCCGAAAGGACTAGAACTCAGGGTACACTGGGGGAGCTGAGGGATTCTGGGTAAGGGGTTTTAATGGAGCGTCAGGAAGCGGTAGGGGTTTTAGTGGAGCGTCAGGGAGCGGTAAAGTGTCTTAAGTAGTGGTGGAAGATCTAACGGACTGCTGGAGGGTCTAATGGAGTGATGGAAAGTTTAATGGAATAATGGAAAGCTGAATGGAGTAGTGGATAGTCTAATGGATCGTTGGAGGGTCTAATAAAGAGCTGCGGGATTTAAGTATGTGCTGGAGCTTAAGAGTGTGTACTGAAGGGCCGAAGGAAGTGCTGGGGGTCTTTGAGGAAGTGAATAGCGGGCTCCCACCTTGACCAGTCTGCCCGAGGAGTCCGTGAGGTCCTTTATGGTGAAGTAGAGGTGGCACCGCTGACTGTCGAACGGGTACCACTGCAGGTCCAGGTCACAGCGGAAGTGTATGGACCTGTGCAGCTGGTACACGAGGCTGTTCTCAGAGCCGGTGTACGTGTCCTCTGCCGAACGGTGCCGCTGTTAGGCCGTGGGGCAGGGGGAAGGGTGTAGAGCGTAGAGGTGGGTAATGAGGCAGTGGGGAGGGTACGGGTCTGGGTATAAGGGGGTTAGTGGGGAGGGTATGTCTGAGGGTAGGAGGGAagcaaaggggagggaggaggtagggtcGTACCTTCATGTCGGTGGGAGTCGTCGTCTGGTTCGGGCGGGGTGAGGCGCTGCACGTAGAGGTCGCTGCCGTCGTTGCTGCTGGCCTTGACCCAGCTGTTGGTGCCGTCCGTGAGCTGCAGCGTGGGCATCCAGAGCGTGTGCTGGTCCTTGATCTTGTTGCGGCGCGGGTCTGCCTGCAGGTTGAGGAAGGTGACGCGGGACTCGTTCCAGCGCAGCGTCAGGATGGCGTCCACGCCCAGCATGAACGTCTGCACATCAAAGTTGGTGACGGAGGTGATGTTGAGGTGGAAGTAGAGCGGCACGGGGCCCGAGGAGAGGCGGGGCGGCGGCAGGGACGGGTTGTAGCCTTCCGGGGCCTTCACCACCCGGCACGTCAGCTCGTCGGAGTGGTCGGGGCAGTCCGTCGCTAAGTCGCAGCGTCGCCACGCGTCGATGCACGTGCCGTCGTCGCACGTGAACTCGTTTTTCCTGCAGCCCGTCAGCAGCAACTCCACCTGTGGGAAGACAAAGGCTTACACAGGGCAGCGCAGCGCCTCGCGACGTGCTTGACAGTTTTGGTGGCAGCAAGGCTTAGATGGCAGTATGGCTGTGGCGAGGCGCCGCGCGTGCCTACCTCTTTGTGGCGGCATTTGTCGCCCTCCACCAGCCACTTGTGCAACCCCACGGGGTACTCCACTTGATCCAGCATGCGGGCCCTCAGGTCAGGGTAGAGGCGGCTCTCCATCATCCAGCTGCCGTTGACCCACGCCACGCGGCTGTGCACGGCGCCGTCAAACAGCGGCTGCTTGTTGAAGTAGTCGTGCAGGAACAGCGACCGGTCAAACAGCGAGGAGTGGCACAGCCCGCGGAGGTGTATTTCTGGGTAGGTGGTGAAGTTACACACTGTGCAGGCGCTGACGCTGCAGGGCGCGTGGTACCACTCATAGGGGAACTGCTCGCCACCTGCCAGGATGCACTGGTACTGCTGGGTGACGCTGGAGGAGGCGAGGGTCAGGTTGTGCCAGGTGAGGGGCTGCCCGTCCCTCAGGTTCACCCACCGCCTGTCCTCCAAGTTCCCACGCGCCCCAACCCAGTACAGCGCCTGCCACATGTCCTGGCACGTCCTGCTGAACCGCACGAACCTGCAACAAAGGCAGACTCAGCAccgccctgctgctgctgctgcgggaaCACGTGCCGGCCAACTAGAGCGCGGCTCACCTGTTGTAAATGTCCTGGTTCTCGGGGCCGCTGGCGGGCAGGGCGAGCGCCCCGCGAAGCTTCTCACACCAGGTCAAGGCGTCATTAAAGTTCTTCTGATGCGGGAACAGCATCGCGAAGCTCTTCCTGCCGCCGCCACACACCTCGGCCGccgccacctccatctcctcGGTGGGGCCGCGCGCTTCGAAGCTTCCCTGCTCGAGGCTTACCAGCGCTGATGTCTGGAGGAGCAGGTCGTCCTTGAGACATCCCATAAAGCTCCTGATCTGTGCCAGCGTGAGGGCTACATTATAAAGGCGCAGATCGGCCACGTCGCCATGAAGGGTCCGCGAGATATCCAACATTCCCTCGAGGGCGTCCGTGTTCTGCCCCACCACCAGCTTCTCGCCGCCCGTCACTTCCAGCCGCCGCCTCCCGAGCCTCGACACGTCCACCTTTAGAGGCACCTGCTCCACCTGGCGGGATAGAAGGGAAGGTGGCGGCACATAAGAGTGTAGGGAAAATGGCACTGGAAAACGTGGCACAGGAAACAGGGACACAAGAAACAGGGCACAGGGAAAAGGGCAGAGGGATATATGGCATAATATTATTCAAGCTTGAATGAATAGACTAGTAAGTGTGAGAGAAACATGGCGAAATGGTAAATGATGTTGTCGCTGTTATATTTAGGTACGCCAGCATGCTAGAGGAAAAGGCGACTTTAGTACAAGCGGGGTTATTGGAAGACGCCTGACACCTCAGTGTCTGCCAATGCGTAGGACTTCACTCATGTTCCTGTTGGTGACTTCTTTTCACTACAATACTGGGCTGGGTTATGTGTGAACTCTTGTGAAGGATCCGATACCTAGGGTCATATTAGAAGACATTTTCGTCTCTCAAGAACAgctatttgacaaagctttcgtaggagttgtgggcatttccaggagtagttttatgaccctggtggtagtttgacccttcttctgtaccctgagcctaaaaaaacactcactagaacccgattgaccccctctttgacctttagaaatagctgatgtgagaagcgatggtgtcttgtaataccagccctaAACACCCATTGGCGGTGATGGGGAAGGCTGCGGCACTTGGGACTCACCATGGTACTGTAGGCGAAGGTTAGGTTGCGTGCCAGCAGGTGGACGGCGAGGCATATGGGCTGCCACTCGTACAGGCTGACGGGCACCGCGATGCTCTCCTCGACGCTGCCGCCGCAACACTCGAACACCAGCCTGGAAGACGTGCCCTCCAGCCCTGCACCGGcgggggatagatagatagatagagagattgaaATACAACATGCAGCAACAAAACCCACCATTGCCATTAAAACTCATATCagggttaaaaaaaagaaaagaaaaatgatcaGAATAACAAAGCCTGATAATCCAACTTTATCGTGGCAATATTTCAGTTTTATTCCTCAGCTTCATTTGCGTGCAGACTGGCGGGGATGTCACAGTCTACCGCCACCCAGTATTAGGTCACGCCCGGCACAGTCAGCCCCGCCTCTGCTCACCTAGGTACAGCTCCCTCGACGAGTCCTTCGCCTTGTAGCTGATGATGGGCATGGCGCGCGTCAGGTGGAGGG belongs to Eriocheir sinensis breed Jianghai 21 chromosome 62, ASM2467909v1, whole genome shotgun sequence and includes:
- the LOC126986631 gene encoding uncharacterized protein LOC126986631 translates to MLCIVMMLSVSAGVTEGLAGVRLQTGAYATTDSFLHSGATVLPTLEQVSVCLHLRPLHLTRAMPIISYKAKDSSRELYLGLEGTSSRLVFECCGGSVEESIAVPVSLYEWQPICLAVHLLARNLTFAYSTMVEQVPLKVDVSRLGRRRLEVTGGEKLVVGQNTDALEGMLDISRTLHGDVADLRLYNVALTLAQIRSFMGCLKDDLLLQTSALVSLEQGSFEARGPTEEMEVAAAEVCGGGRKSFAMLFPHQKNFNDALTWCEKLRGALALPASGPENQDIYNRFVRFSRTCQDMWQALYWVGARGNLEDRRWVNLRDGQPLTWHNLTLASSSVTQQYQCILAGGEQFPYEWYHAPCSVSACTVCNFTTYPEIHLRGLCHSSLFDRSLFLHDYFNKQPLFDGAVHSRVAWVNGSWMMESRLYPDLRARMLDQVEYPVGLHKWLVEGDKCRHKEVELLLTGCRKNEFTCDDGTCIDAWRRCDLATDCPDHSDELTCRVVKAPEGYNPSLPPPRLSSGPVPLYFHLNITSVTNFDVQTFMLGVDAILTLRWNESRVTFLNLQADPRRNKIKDQHTLWMPTLQLTDGTNSWVKASSNDGSDLYVQRLTPPEPDDDSHRHEEDTYTGSENSLVYQLHRSIHFRCDLDLQWYPFDSQRCHLYFTIKDLTDSSGRLVKDGPGLEFSGTRQLLEYNLVNETLVEVTESQVTSMKLSLKFINLYKYYAMNAFLPSLMMVVISYSTLFFHLDDFENRIMVSLTSQLVLASFFSQGSLTIPKTSYLKLIDVWYVSLISQVFVVIVSLVLVEVLRQRGLRTPDGIKTVHVTPVDSLKMRHSFPDSSPINKANRLNTIFIFLVPTIFFSFITYFAVACVRGLKS